GCCGGTCGGCTTCAAGGATTTTCTCTGGGAAGCCCTGCTGGATCCGGCGCCGGGGGTGGACATGATCGCTACCGCCGAGCGCCTGGCCGTTGAACACGGCATCAGCCGCGAGCAGGTGGACGCCTATGCCCTTGGCAGCCACCAGCGCGCCCTGCAGGCCCGCGACAGCGGCTGGCTGGCCGAGGAGATCGTTGCCGTCGGCAATGAACGCTTCGAACTGGGCGGCTACCAGGCCCGCAGCATCGAACTGTCCAGGCGGGTAGCCGAGGTGGCGCAGGACAGCCACCCGCGGCCCACCGATGCCGAGGCGCTGGCGCGCCTGAACGCCATTCACCCCGGCGGCGTGCAAACCGCCGGCAACAGCTGCGCGGTGGTCGATGGCGCGGCAGCGGCGCTGGTCGGTCGAGCCGCCGACTGCACGCGCTCGCCCCTGGCGCTGCTGCGTGCCTCCAGCGTGGTTGGCGTGCCACCAGAGATCATGGGCATCGGTCCCGCACCGGCCATTCGGTTGTTGCTGCAGCGCAGCGGCCTGGGGCTCGATGAGATCGGCCTGCTGGAAATCAACGAGGCCCAGAGCGCTCAGGTGCTGGCGGTCAGCCAGGCGCTGGAACTGGATCCTGCGCGCCTGAACCAGCGCGGCGGCTCCATCGCCCTCGGTCATCCACTGGCGGCTACCGGCCTGCGCCTGGTGATGACCCTGGCGCGGCAACTGCGCGACGCCAATCGGCGCTACGGCATTGCCGCGGCCTGCATCGGTGGTGGGCAGGGCATGGCGCTGCTGATCGAAAACCCAGGCTATCGCGCCTGACGTCTCTACCCTTGCGAGGTTCATCATGTGGCAGTACCAGGCGCCGCTGCGCGATATGCGTTTCGTCCTCGAACACTGGCTGCAGGCGCCT
Above is a genomic segment from Pseudomonas argentinensis containing:
- a CDS encoding thiolase family protein, yielding MSGGQYSSFADVAVIEALRTPWSDLNGPLAQVSPIDLGIKVGRAVLARAGLDPAAVDSVLAGSMAQASFDAYLLPRHIGLYCGVPQQVPALAVQRICGTGLELLRQGAMHLQSGGQLALCVGSESMSRNPIASYEHRAGFRLGAPVGFKDFLWEALLDPAPGVDMIATAERLAVEHGISREQVDAYALGSHQRALQARDSGWLAEEIVAVGNERFELGGYQARSIELSRRVAEVAQDSHPRPTDAEALARLNAIHPGGVQTAGNSCAVVDGAAAALVGRAADCTRSPLALLRASSVVGVPPEIMGIGPAPAIRLLLQRSGLGLDEIGLLEINEAQSAQVLAVSQALELDPARLNQRGGSIALGHPLAATGLRLVMTLARQLRDANRRYGIAAACIGGGQGMALLIENPGYRA